The following proteins are co-located in the Candidatus Thermoplasmatota archaeon genome:
- a CDS encoding fibronectin type III domain-containing protein, translating into MPPRSPLVLPSLASLFLFLAGAATVSAQFEPHCSDGFDNDEDGLVDYPDDPGCESPDDEDESNRPPATAPPPCPTSVNAEAHEDASIMVTWSSHFTAEVDRLYRAEGDGPFELFAQSTPEHPHILDASTTPGTTYRYRVTSSNELGESEGCGFVEATAVPFLPDPALGVALALACTGALAWGARRPEG; encoded by the coding sequence ATGCCTCCGCGTTCTCCCCTCGTCCTGCCGAGCCTTGCGTCCCTGTTCTTGTTCCTTGCCGGCGCCGCGACGGTCTCCGCGCAATTCGAACCCCACTGCTCCGACGGGTTCGACAACGACGAGGACGGCCTCGTCGATTACCCGGACGACCCCGGCTGCGAGTCTCCCGACGACGAGGACGAATCGAACCGCCCGCCGGCGACGGCGCCGCCGCCGTGTCCCACGAGCGTGAACGCCGAAGCGCACGAGGACGCGAGCATCATGGTCACGTGGTCGAGCCACTTCACGGCCGAGGTGGACCGGCTCTACCGCGCCGAGGGCGACGGCCCCTTCGAGCTGTTTGCCCAAAGCACGCCCGAGCATCCGCACATCCTCGACGCGAGCACGACGCCAGGCACGACGTACCGCTACCGCGTGACGTCCTCGAACGAGCTTGGCGAGTCGGAGGGGTGCGGTTTCGTCGAAGCGACGGCCGTACCGTTCCTCCCCGACCCGGCCCTTGGCGTGGCCCTGGCGCTTGCGTGCACGGGGGCCCTCGCGTGGGGCGCTCGCCGGCCGGAGGGTTGA
- a CDS encoding exosortase/archaeosortase family protein — translation MAPAAERARLVAGLLAAGYGLLSLTGVLDHETPAPLALVLVAVGLGLAAAPLARAARAPSPSKPLRRNLVLALGFFCFGSVLAYNLASGSAFSAPELALLAYGFALVALAPFLERRAGPLKVDTLVAYSLPLLLAPLAAWALQALLESGAGDSPLRWYLRHALVDPMAGTLSLLGIPASVRGETVALATDRGTLFLTVGVVCAGFYPAALFLGLLGLFAWERNLPPRRLALYALLGLAGVWLANVARLVLLAVVGREWGGRALQEAHQHAGWALFLAFTLAFWFLVLRRFEQPAAAGGGLSQTAKN, via the coding sequence ATGGCGCCGGCGGCCGAGCGTGCGCGTCTTGTGGCGGGCCTGCTTGCGGCAGGCTACGGCCTTCTCTCCTTGACGGGCGTCCTCGACCACGAGACGCCCGCGCCCCTGGCGCTTGTCCTCGTGGCCGTCGGCTTGGGTCTGGCCGCTGCGCCGCTTGCGCGCGCGGCGCGCGCCCCGAGCCCGTCGAAGCCGCTTCGGCGGAACCTCGTCCTTGCGCTGGGCTTCTTTTGCTTCGGCAGCGTGCTCGCGTACAACCTCGCTTCGGGCTCGGCCTTCTCGGCCCCCGAGCTTGCGCTTCTTGCCTACGGCTTTGCGCTCGTTGCGCTCGCGCCGTTCCTCGAACGCCGCGCGGGACCGCTCAAGGTCGACACGCTTGTGGCGTACAGCCTTCCTCTGCTCCTTGCGCCCCTTGCCGCGTGGGCGCTCCAGGCCCTGCTCGAGTCGGGCGCGGGCGACTCGCCGCTTCGGTGGTACCTTCGCCACGCGCTCGTGGATCCCATGGCGGGCACCCTTTCGCTGCTTGGCATCCCCGCGTCCGTGCGCGGCGAGACGGTCGCGCTTGCAACCGACCGAGGCACGCTCTTCCTCACCGTGGGCGTCGTGTGCGCCGGCTTCTATCCGGCGGCCCTCTTCCTGGGCCTCCTGGGCCTCTTCGCGTGGGAGCGCAACCTTCCGCCCCGACGCCTTGCGCTCTACGCGCTGCTTGGGCTTGCGGGCGTCTGGTTGGCCAACGTCGCGCGGCTCGTGCTGCTGGCCGTGGTCGGCCGCGAATGGGGCGGACGCGCGTTGCAGGAGGCCCATCAGCACGCAGGCTGGGCGCTCTTTCTTGCCTTCACGCTTGCCTTCTGGTTCTTGGTCCTTCGGCGCTTTGAGCAACCCGCTGCCGCCGGCGGCGGCCTGAGCCAAACCGCAAAGAACTAG
- a CDS encoding heavy metal translocating P-type ATPase, whose translation MRASPVTACAVLALSTGAVAWLLQRPGDVPGPLPALLAVAGSVAGAAALLSTRRHAGTMLLLASAALALGTASTDALWPDALPLAAGAAAWLAAAPLALGAAAAAHAIDANARRGAPDAPALARLAPEAVRVLRDGTERFVSAAELAVDDRMIVAEGERLAADGVVARGTGSVETAHLTGEPLPADVGEGDAVPAGGLVVQGRLVVRATRTGAETSLGRILASLEESAAPPFAGSGEATAARMVPLVLAAAAGAAVVSHLTLAPLAAPLPLLLAVLLAGAPASLPLAVRPALHGARLAARVRGALVKDAQALERLARVQTIVFDKTGTLTQGRLALAHVEGLAKNQEEILALAAAAEAHNGHLLARAVVAAAADRRIEPARVTDARTLASVGVEATFEGRELLVGSAKLLRSRRVDIERALARWDELQSKGFTTVGVSVGGTLVGLLAFSDPLRPESGEAAARLRELGVECAIVTGDHVRTAEAAARELGLRRVFAEITPQGKAGAVRGLQEGGRVVAVVGDGVNDAPALAAADVGIAMGSGAQVAVEEAGVVLLRPDVRLVPELVSLARLRMERARSSLRLAIAFLAVAMALAAAGLLPLVLAGPVAALAAAPALLFSRTG comes from the coding sequence ATGCGGGCGTCCCCCGTGACGGCGTGCGCGGTCCTGGCGTTGAGCACGGGGGCGGTCGCGTGGCTTCTCCAACGCCCGGGCGATGTCCCTGGGCCTCTTCCTGCGCTCCTGGCCGTCGCGGGCTCCGTCGCCGGCGCGGCAGCGCTTCTCTCGACCCGTCGCCACGCGGGCACGATGCTGCTTCTGGCCTCGGCCGCCCTTGCGCTTGGAACGGCCTCCACCGACGCGCTCTGGCCCGACGCGCTGCCGCTTGCCGCGGGCGCCGCCGCATGGCTTGCGGCCGCTCCCCTTGCCCTTGGCGCGGCGGCCGCCGCGCATGCGATCGACGCCAACGCTCGGCGGGGGGCGCCCGACGCGCCGGCGCTCGCCCGATTGGCTCCGGAGGCGGTGCGCGTGCTGCGGGACGGGACCGAGCGATTCGTTTCCGCCGCCGAGCTTGCAGTCGACGATCGGATGATCGTGGCGGAAGGCGAGCGTCTGGCGGCCGACGGCGTGGTCGCGCGGGGAACCGGCAGCGTCGAGACTGCGCACCTCACGGGCGAGCCCTTGCCCGCCGACGTCGGGGAAGGAGACGCCGTGCCCGCCGGCGGTCTTGTGGTCCAGGGCCGTCTCGTGGTGCGCGCGACGCGGACGGGCGCCGAAACGTCGCTGGGTCGGATCCTCGCCTCGCTCGAAGAATCCGCCGCGCCCCCGTTTGCCGGAAGCGGCGAGGCGACGGCCGCGCGCATGGTCCCCCTCGTGCTGGCGGCCGCAGCCGGCGCGGCGGTCGTGTCGCATCTCACGCTTGCTCCGCTTGCCGCGCCGCTTCCGCTGCTCCTTGCCGTGCTCTTGGCCGGCGCGCCCGCTTCGCTGCCGCTGGCCGTCCGGCCGGCCCTTCACGGCGCGCGGCTTGCGGCCCGCGTCCGCGGGGCGCTCGTGAAGGACGCCCAAGCCCTCGAACGCCTCGCGCGCGTCCAAACGATCGTCTTCGACAAGACCGGGACGCTCACGCAAGGCCGGCTGGCGCTGGCGCACGTGGAAGGCCTTGCCAAAAACCAGGAGGAGATCCTCGCGCTTGCCGCCGCCGCGGAGGCACACAATGGGCATCTGCTCGCGCGAGCCGTCGTCGCGGCCGCCGCGGACCGCCGCATCGAACCGGCGCGCGTGACCGACGCGAGAACGCTTGCGAGCGTGGGCGTCGAGGCGACCTTCGAAGGCCGGGAGCTTCTCGTGGGAAGCGCAAAGCTGCTTCGATCCCGCCGCGTGGACATCGAGCGGGCTCTTGCCCGCTGGGACGAGCTTCAATCCAAGGGATTCACGACCGTAGGGGTAAGCGTGGGAGGAACGCTTGTCGGCCTTCTCGCCTTCTCGGATCCCCTGCGCCCGGAAAGCGGGGAAGCCGCGGCGCGCCTGCGCGAGCTTGGCGTCGAGTGCGCGATCGTGACCGGCGACCACGTTCGGACGGCCGAGGCGGCCGCGCGCGAGCTCGGGCTTCGCCGCGTGTTCGCCGAGATCACGCCCCAGGGAAAGGCGGGCGCCGTGCGCGGCTTGCAGGAAGGAGGCCGCGTGGTGGCCGTCGTTGGCGACGGCGTCAACGACGCTCCCGCGCTTGCCGCCGCCGACGTCGGGATCGCCATGGGCTCGGGCGCGCAGGTGGCCGTCGAGGAGGCCGGCGTGGTCCTGCTGCGGCCAGACGTGCGCCTCGTCCCCGAGCTTGTGTCCTTGGCGCGTTTGCGGATGGAGCGCGCTCGGTCCAGCCTGCGCCTGGCGATCGCCTTCTTGGCCGTCGCCATGGCGCTTGCGGCCGCCGGCCTCCTGCCGCTTGTGCTCGCCGGACCGGTGGCCGCGCTCGCCGCCGCGCCGGCGCTTCTTTTCTCCCGAACCGGCTAG
- a CDS encoding cation:dicarboxylase symporter family transporter: MLLATVRKLGPLVGLFALLAGIALGSAFPSYLAWVGAGVDGAFWLLGRAVPFIIFLVLTPAIVGLLSTGSAGKFAFWVSVAFVLTTFLAGVFAAIFLVLVFGLPLTPSSGDLGAVLAHVGQQTLAAATGAPAFIAIWYGALVALFLHYGGRSPRLAWFCRPTAGTLHRIGIGGIERIGHGVRAVLPGLLFLVGIYIPTKLADALSRVGEVGSLAGRDPVLWYFLSVGVLAVALAIFLAMGVLAVCRITGFSVRAFVREYLVYVYPFAWATASSYATVPINLDRTKALGVRQEIREFIVVLGATVNLDGTMIGAFVLTVTTSLLVGYTPTALDILVLILPLAIVSIGAPGIPGGMALIAPGIVLAILPIPVALHAAFFAIFVAYAFGLSDQFRTGVNATDNGLLCLLFEHWYPAHFAKPGEAAAGSFQAASAVAPPAR, from the coding sequence ATGCTCTTGGCGACGGTCCGCAAGCTGGGGCCGCTTGTGGGCCTCTTCGCCCTTCTTGCGGGCATCGCGCTTGGTTCGGCGTTCCCCTCGTACTTGGCTTGGGTGGGGGCGGGGGTCGACGGCGCGTTCTGGCTTCTGGGCCGCGCGGTTCCGTTCATCATCTTCCTCGTGCTCACGCCGGCCATCGTGGGCTTGCTGTCCACGGGCAGCGCGGGGAAGTTCGCGTTCTGGGTCTCCGTGGCCTTCGTGCTGACGACGTTTCTGGCCGGCGTCTTTGCCGCGATCTTCCTCGTGCTCGTCTTCGGGCTGCCGCTCACGCCGTCCTCGGGCGATCTGGGAGCCGTGCTCGCGCACGTGGGGCAGCAGACGCTTGCGGCCGCCACGGGCGCGCCCGCCTTCATCGCGATCTGGTACGGCGCGCTCGTGGCCCTCTTCCTGCACTACGGGGGCCGCAGCCCGCGTCTTGCCTGGTTCTGCCGTCCCACGGCCGGCACGCTGCACCGCATCGGCATCGGGGGCATCGAGCGGATCGGCCACGGCGTCCGCGCGGTGCTGCCTGGACTTCTGTTCCTCGTCGGCATCTACATTCCCACGAAGCTTGCCGATGCGCTCTCGCGGGTGGGCGAGGTGGGAAGCCTTGCGGGACGCGATCCCGTGCTGTGGTACTTCCTCTCCGTTGGCGTCCTCGCCGTGGCGCTTGCGATCTTCCTTGCCATGGGCGTCCTTGCCGTGTGCAGGATCACGGGATTCTCCGTCCGGGCGTTCGTGCGCGAGTACCTCGTGTACGTCTATCCGTTCGCCTGGGCGACCGCTTCGAGCTACGCGACCGTGCCCATCAACCTCGACCGCACGAAAGCGCTCGGGGTGCGCCAGGAGATCCGCGAGTTCATCGTGGTGCTCGGGGCGACGGTGAACCTGGACGGAACGATGATCGGCGCCTTCGTGCTCACGGTCACCACGAGCCTGCTTGTCGGCTACACGCCGACGGCGCTTGACATCCTCGTGCTCATCCTTCCGCTTGCGATCGTGAGCATCGGCGCGCCGGGGATTCCCGGCGGCATGGCGCTCATCGCGCCGGGCATCGTGCTTGCCATCCTGCCCATCCCGGTGGCCCTCCACGCAGCGTTCTTTGCGATCTTCGTCGCCTACGCCTTCGGGCTCTCGGACCAGTTCCGCACGGGCGTGAACGCGACGGACAACGGCCTGCTTTGCCTTCTGTTCGAGCACTGGTATCCCGCGCATTTTGCAAAGCCCGGCGAGGCGGCGGCCGGATCGTTTCAAGCCGCGTCGGCTGTCGCGCCGCCGGCGCGCTAG